From Agromyces sp. SYSU T00194, a single genomic window includes:
- the xylB gene encoding xylulokinase: MIIAHDLGTTGNKASLHHDDGRLVTAVTVAYPAHFASGGIAEQDPEDWWNAVVAATRQLLERAAVDPAAIRGLVVSGQMMGAVLLDGDGVPVRPAIIWADTRAGDQERRLRDALGERHAYEVLGHRLNPTYSIEKVMWVRDHEPDTWAGVRRWCVAKDYVVLRLTGRLATDRSDASGTNAYDQATGTWSDEVLSAAGLDRSLFPEIVDSVTVVGSLRPDASAALGLPSSVQVVMGGGDGPMAAVGSGIVAPEDGAYVCLGTSSWISFASDAPLHDPELRTFTFDNVVPGSFVPTATMQAGGASVQWISEALSPDRTRPDTSRLVAEAAADADTDDLYFLPYLLGERSPWWNPDARGAFVGLARHHERRHLVRAVLEGVGFNLLTCIQAFRAAGARIDRIDAVGGGAQSDAWLAILADIWGVPVRRRSVVEEANSLGAAVTAAVGLGVADFAAARSLSEVTAVYEPDAARHEAYARRHARFTAAYTALEPWFSGAGEA, from the coding sequence ATGATCATCGCGCACGACCTGGGCACCACCGGCAACAAGGCGTCGCTCCACCACGATGACGGCAGGCTCGTGACCGCCGTAACGGTCGCGTATCCGGCGCACTTCGCCTCCGGCGGCATCGCGGAGCAGGATCCCGAGGACTGGTGGAACGCCGTCGTCGCGGCGACCCGACAGCTCCTCGAGCGTGCGGCCGTCGACCCCGCCGCGATCCGGGGCCTGGTCGTCAGCGGGCAGATGATGGGCGCGGTCCTCCTCGACGGCGACGGCGTGCCGGTGCGTCCCGCGATCATCTGGGCCGACACGCGCGCGGGCGACCAGGAGCGGCGCCTCCGCGACGCGCTCGGCGAGCGGCACGCCTACGAAGTGCTCGGCCACCGGCTCAATCCCACCTACTCGATCGAGAAGGTCATGTGGGTGCGCGACCACGAGCCCGACACCTGGGCCGGCGTGCGCCGCTGGTGCGTGGCGAAGGACTACGTGGTGCTGCGCCTCACCGGCCGGCTCGCGACCGACCGGTCGGATGCGAGCGGCACCAACGCGTACGACCAGGCCACCGGGACCTGGTCCGACGAGGTGCTGTCGGCCGCAGGCCTCGACCGCAGCCTCTTCCCCGAGATCGTCGACTCGGTCACGGTCGTCGGCTCGCTCAGGCCCGACGCGTCCGCCGCGCTCGGCCTGCCGTCGTCGGTGCAGGTCGTGATGGGCGGCGGCGACGGCCCGATGGCCGCGGTCGGATCGGGCATCGTCGCGCCCGAGGACGGCGCCTACGTCTGCCTCGGCACCTCCTCCTGGATCTCGTTCGCGAGCGACGCCCCGCTGCACGACCCCGAGCTGCGCACCTTCACCTTCGACAACGTGGTTCCCGGGTCGTTCGTCCCGACCGCGACGATGCAGGCCGGCGGCGCCTCGGTGCAGTGGATCTCCGAGGCGCTCTCGCCCGACCGCACGCGACCGGACACGTCCCGGCTCGTCGCGGAGGCGGCGGCGGACGCCGACACCGACGACCTCTACTTCCTGCCCTACCTGCTCGGTGAGCGATCCCCCTGGTGGAATCCCGACGCGCGCGGCGCCTTCGTCGGCCTCGCGCGCCACCACGAACGACGTCACCTCGTGCGCGCCGTGCTGGAGGGGGTCGGCTTCAACCTGCTGACCTGCATCCAGGCGTTCCGGGCGGCCGGCGCCCGCATCGACCGCATCGACGCGGTCGGGGGCGGCGCCCAGAGCGATGCGTGGCTCGCGATCCTCGCCGACATCTGGGGCGTCCCGGTGCGCCGGCGCAGCGTCGTCGAGGAGGCCAACAGCCTCGGCGCCGCGGTCACCGCGGCGGTCGGCCTCGGGGTCGCCGACTTCGCCGCGGCGCGCTCGCTGAGCGAGGTCACGGCCGTGTACGAGCCGGATGCGGCGCGGCACGAGGCGTACGCACGCCGCCACGCGCGCTTCACCGCC